The sequence TCACTCCCTCCTTAAACTCAAAGAAAGTCAACTTGCAAAGGACTACATTGGCTTTGGTGGGAAATTTGATCAAGAACCCAAATCTGCACAATGTTGTTGGTaagaaacaaatcaaaacagaaacatgatgtgTATGTAAGGTTACCTTGGTGAAGTCCTGTAAATATTTGTGTCCTTGAAACCTGATATCCTGAACAAGTGTGTGTAGCTTTAGAAGTGTTTACTTGTGTTCAAcactaaatgtgttttattggccTTGTTACTTTAGGCCGTAATGCCCTCCCACAGCTGCTGGATCTCCTCAAAGAAGGAACAAGTGGAGCAAACGAGTCCGATGATACGCTTGCCATAGCCTGCCAGGCTGCCAGCTGCCTGGTTCTGAAGAACCTTGACTTGGCTAAGAGCTATTTAAGCAGCAACCTGATTCAATCCCTGAACAGCATCTCCCAAAACATGTAAGGTCACATGACTATAGAAAAACTATTCCCGCATGCGCCTAAAACAATCTCTCTTTAGTATGAGTCATTCTGAATTCGGTTGGGCTTGTTTGTAAAACACAACAAGTTCCCATGGAGATTTGACTAATATGTTtggaattttctttttcttttttaggtaTTTCCCCAAATCAAGCAAAGCTGCTGCAGTTCTTCTGGTCAAAATCTGGTCAGATAAAGAGCTTCAAGGCTTCTTAAAAAAGGTGAGCTGAAAGTCAAAACTTGCATGTCTTTGGGTGTGTCCTCTCAGTGCATAACTTACATCAGATAGAGAAGTCCTCACCTTACTCTGGAATTTGTGAGAAGCAGAAGGAAAGGTTTAGCCAGTGATCTCGTGAAATTAGAAGTGagcaaataaattaaagtgATAATGGTGTGGAATCCAGTAGGTCAGGTTTAGTAAATCACAAATTAGACTTAGATTGTGTAGGACAGCCTGAAATTTCCACTTAAATGTATATTGTTAAGATTTTTACTTTAGCAGAACAATTATTAGTTTACAAGTTTTACAATGTGTGTCTTCTTTAATTATCTCAGTAACACTTATGTgacttttttttactgcagcaaGGGATGAACAAGTCTTTGTTTGTGAATGACACCACCATGGCAGCACACAGATCCCTCCAAGTTGTGGATTAACACAACAATTTAACAGATCAGCTGAAGGCTCCCCCCCACGTAAGTAACTTACCTGCACGACATCTGGACATCCACAGGACCCAGAGTCATCGAGGCAGAGCATCATCTCCTCATACATCACAGAGATAATTATTCATAAGCTTTGTATAAAGCATTCCTGCCCTGTGCATATGCTTCAAGATCATGCTTTAACGTAGGAATAAAAGGTGAAGGTGAAGATCAGACATGGCAGCAATAAAATTCCTTACTGCAAAttagcttttattgttttaacacTCAAACGTCTTTTAATGTAAATCGTGTTttgaaatttctttcttttttgacaTAACACTGCAAGATCTTATTTTTGCACTGTGATATGTTTTAGTATAATGTAGCAATGCTAGAAAATGGATTTTGAATGTGTAAAATGGTgagaaaacatacatttataaatGATATTGTCTTAAACACTGATGTTTTTTaggttctttttcttttcatctggCCATATTCCCACATGTGCAATCCATACATTTACTATTTTACTGTCAGAGTTTTACTATATATTTGGCAAAAGAGActaatatttatttagaaagttaaaagctaattattattttgcaatagtttctgcaaaataaatatttttcaaatcttttcaCACCCTGTCATTTCCTCTAAATTTTGGCAGCAGAGTTTGAAAAGCGTCTGGGCAGATTACCAAATCCTTCCTCCTGCCCCACCCTTGTGATTTGCTTAATTTTCTCTTCGAGGAATTATATATaaaatgcagcttcattttTGCTGAATTATGCTCTTTTTGGTCAGCTACAGTTTGAACGAAATAATGCAATTTAAAAACTCAAGGATTTATGTGATTGCATGATGTCATTCATAGAAACTAGCAGGGAGACACTTTAAGCCTGGTTGGGTTTGTAGTGCAAGTCATTATAACCAGTTTATAAAGCTCATGTATAAGTTGCCTaggttaaaaacaaacacatctcaCCCTTCGATTTTTTGaaataacattatttttattcattccaTCCAAAAGAATTATTCTTACAGAGTTCAATAACCACTGATGACCAAACCTAGTTGAACCATTTTCTGTTTACcctttccaaaacaaaacctgGCATACAgtacaatgtttttaattttcagaaaTCTGATTTTGATCTAGCCTGTTCAGATGTTTACAAACAGTTACAAATTTATTGTGACTTTTTGTTAGAACAGCTGATGTTGCCAGTGTTTGCAGCAGATGTCAGATGTTACTTCCTCAGGCCTCGCTTGCTCCGACTGCCCTTTGAGCTGAGAATAGTTGAAGTCAGCAGAGATTTGCCAATGCAGATGGCACACAAACCACAACATTTGTCCACGTAAAGAACATTGAAATGTAATTGGTATCAGTCTAGGAAACGTGGCTCTAGGGTGACTTGTCTTTTTACTCTgatgtttgagattttttgcAATGTCATTAATGCAAATAAACagtgtattttatatttaaattgtgtTCCAGAATTTATTGTTATATAGAAAGATTGTTTGCCAAACATTTTGAGCAAGTGCACTCATCTTTTATTTCACACACCTTTGTGCTCAAAGTTAGAAACCCTGGACATTTGGAAATAACATGATGTGTTTTTGGGGAACTAAGGGGGAATCTGTAAGTTCATCCTGAAATCACAACCATTAGGCTAATAAAGTCTACACTCCCCTGGTAAAACAGTGAGGTTTTTGGCAAgaccatgataaatcatttcaaaaccttTTCCACATGTAATGTGACAGGCTGTATATCCTGTACAATtcaagtgaaaaacaaacaactttgtcaaagggaaaataaataaataaaaaagcggTAATAATACAGTTGCCTAAATGTGCATGCCATCAATTTCAACCTTCAGTGTTCTTTGGTAGGAGTCTACAAGCATCCCACATATTCTTTCTTTTATATGATTGTCGTTTTTATGTTAACATCTTTTACTCTGTTctttctgtaaagcactttcCGTTGCCCTGTATATGAATGGTGCAATACAAATAAACTTCGCTATTTATCTACTCCTTACTGTCAGACACCTAAAGTTGTCAGGTCAAACCTGGAATGTAGAACGGTTATGATTTCACTCGACCTCTTGTTCCATTGGAAAAAAAGCATGATACTACCACCAACATCTTTTTAAAAGTAGATATGATGTTGTTCAATGTGAACTTTCAAAgctccgttttttttttttttttttgtaaaaatttaaactttaagcaaacatttaaaggaaaatatgagtaacagcagcaacaacaacaaaaaacaaaacctgctGGAGAACTCCCTAAAACGGTGTGGGAGAATATTTTTCAGCTAAGGATGTGAGCAAATACAGTTCTAAATTTATAAGCAATTCATTCAGATGTGAAATATTTCCTGTGCACACAACACTGACAGAATGCTATCACTTTGCATGGCCTTGATAATAGGAGTGGCAAACAAGGAGTCATAGCTGAATGAACCTTTGACATGGTGGCTGTTCATCATCAATATTTAAGCAACAACAGCAACATAAAAAACTCATGAACAAACAGTTTTACATAAAAGGAGTCACTGCACAAAAAAAGTTGCATGACGAGAATTCAACTTTGGCAGAAAATCTACCCTCCCCAAGGTTGATATCTGTTGCAGATAATATAGAAGAGGGCTCTAAGATAGTAGTAAAGTGAAACTTGTAAAAAGACAAGAATATAAAAGGAAAGAATGAATTTCAATCTCCTGTCTTCTGTAAAAAAGGATTGAAACCtaacttaatttttttctttagacaaatgttcttttattactttatgTTCAAAACGTTGTTTTTAGTGTAATggctgtatatatttatattctgaAGACAGACATACAagagcaatattttttttaattcaggatAACTTTCCTAATCATTAATTACAttgctgctttttaaaaatctaatttacaaATTTCTATCTAATATTTGTCAAACCAaaagtttttcaaaatattttaattacagacaactttgtaaaacaaatattttgaaagaaaaacttgATGGACAATTGTCACAGCTTTTTGGAGTTTTCTATAAGTTTTATCATTAATTTGAACCTCTGTTCAGTGTGCTATTCCATGTGAGTGTAAGTTGAGTTGTGACTTGATTATACCTGTAACGCTCCCATGTGACAAAGTTTGGCAACTTGATGCTAAAACATCCCATAGACTTTAGCAAAATGGTTCGTGGGAGTTATGAACTGCTACTTTTCTCACTATTTTTCTAACTTCCTGTAACAGCTAGTTGTGCTGCAGTGTTAAAACTAGCTTTTATGCAATCAGGTACAATGAATGGAGATTTGTATCCACCTCTACATGTTCATTTACAATGTTCTTTGCTGCTTCTTGTGTGAAACACTGGCATAGATTCTTAGTCATCCAGGATATGACAATCTCACCTGTTCTGTAAGAAGTGGTGAGTTTTATATTTGCAAAATGTAATATTTCTCTGAAACTTATTGGGATTAACAGGAGTTTTGTGTTAATTATAGATAGATTACCAAATTCATACAAATAAAGACCCCATTTGACCCTGTTTGAATTGTAACGTTCAGTAGCCCTGCACAAATAATACACGATTTAAGAGGCAGCAGCTGTGACTGGGCTCTGTTTAATTATTAGCTACATGAGCAGAGATAATGTGACATAACAGCTAAAATAATAAGCCCTTTTAGTTGTTGGGCTTCCATTTTAGGCCCCATTTTATCCCCTGAGTCTAAATTTAAATGCATGGTTTGGAAACATCTACCTGCTGATTGGTCAAATACTTTTGCTCACTCTTTTTTTGCACAGTCATTATGTTTGACTGAGTGTGAACAGAAACATTGAGGCCTGAATCTGTTACTTACATTGTTGTATGTTTACCAAGTGAACCTTTTCGCTTTTTATCAATTTAGAACCACAGAATTCAATGTACCGGTACTTAATTTGGATTGTATGtggtagatcaacacaaagttttgtataattgtgaattacaaaagtgcaagaaaaatgaatgtacaaataaaaatctgacattGTATTTGGCTTTGCACATCAGAAAAGTGTGGTGCATATTCCTATTCAGCCCCTTCATTAAGATATCCCAAATAAAAGGCAGTGGCAGTTACCTTCAGaagccttcagaagtcacctaattaaggGGGAGGATAGTGCCAACCCAGGGAACAACCAAGAAGCCCATGACAATCCTGGAGGAACTACAGAGATCCAGAGCTCTTGTGGGGGACTCTgttaacaggacaactattagctgTGCACAGCacagacataaataaaactataatgGAAAGAAAACGATaaggtttgccacaagccacatAGATTATGTAGAAGTCTGTATAGTTAGATAATAAATGGGAATGGAACTAAATACTAACCAAGTCCTGGAAAAGAACCTGTATGAGAAGCTGTAAAAGATGTGAAATGGCGATGGAGATTCTCCTTTTCAGCATGACTCTAATTACAgagaaaggtggttctgcaaagcATCCACTGCAtatcacatttttcagatttgcatttggtcattttcctttcacttcacagttgtgtgctactttgtgttggtctttcacattaaactgaaaaataagtttttttgtcttccattgctcccatttttgtttgtataccaatgaaatatttatgtaattattatagtaGTGATGTGCcgttatttctttattttgcctCCAAAAAGTACAGCAGAATAGACTTACATTTTCTGATGATCGCTGACGCGATTCCTGAGCACCGTAATCTGTGCAAAAACACAGTCAATTAATTACAATTTATAGCAAATTCCTTCCTGGTTATTATTTTTGAAGAACAAACTGTTGTTCAAAAATGCTATTTTTCTTTATAGGGGACATCTTTCGGATATAGGGGACCTCTTTCAACGTTGAAAGAGGTCCCCTATATCTATGTTCTTGCTGCAAATTTCCAATTAAGCTGGTTTGTCTACTCGTGATCTCTGGCTGAGCTCCATTTGTGACAACAGAGAATGTGGTTTTGCTAAGCTGTACAGAGCTTCTGTAAGTGTTCCTAAAAGCCTTTTCTCTATGCTCGTTATCCTAAAATGCAAACCTTCCACGGACACAATGACAACTagaatttcaacatttttacctcatatttttgctttgtgtACTGAAACTGAAGTTCATATTTCTCTGCCTCAAGCTGCCGCATCCAGTCCCACAGCTCTTTTGCTTTCTCTCTGTATAAAGACagacaaaatattttgaatgagattatttattttaaattggaaTATAAATTGTTATTTCCTTGTTTGACAAGGGATTTAGCCATTAGTAGGATCCCTTTACCTCAGTTTGTCCTCCTTTAGCTGATCGATGTTCAGCTCCTTGCGGCGATCAATTAGGATCTTCctcttcttttctctttctgtttgtcttttagTTCCAGGCTGTGTTTGCTGGAAATCAATAGATCATCAATAGTAAAGTATTTTCCCCAGACAGCATGTTGGACAtctagaaaaacaaattttccaCAGTTGGCAGATTTACTACCTTGTATCCAGTGAAACTCAGGTTGGACAAAATCATCTTCTTCCTTGCATCATCATCTGCCTTCTTTTTagcttcttcttcctcttttcttGCTTTCTCTTCcttattgttaaaagaaaacaagaccTCTGATCTATGATTTGCATTTTTAGCTAAATATATTTCAAGTAAACTGTTATTACTTGCTAAACTTCATCAGTGGCTGACAGCTTTTGAGGCCTGGAAATGGCTTTAGCCTCCACTCACAGCTATTTTGCTCTGCCGCTCTCGTTCTCTCCCAGATCTGATCTTCATCTGCTCTGCTCTCTCAGACCTGCGTTTTTcctgggaaaaacaaaaaggcagacCTAAACGATCAGGAGAAATCctttacatttaaaaccatAAAATACTGCATGGAACTTTGCTTTGCTTAAGAGAAGATGAAAAACCATACAATGCGGTCAGTGAGCATAAtcaactcctcctcctccttcttccgCTTCTCAAAGTGAGCTTCAATCAGCGTGTGCAGCTCAGTCAGGTCCTTTTCCATACGCTTCCTGTGAATGTCCTGGAATTAAGGGATGAAATATTAGCAGAAAACCTATCCAAACCCAAAACAGCTGTCAGGTGCAGATTTGCTCAGTTCTGAGATTAACTCACATCAAAGTCTACTTTTTCACCCTCTGGGATCTTAGGAGGGGCCAAGCCAGGCACAAAAGCCACCCTGAGAGGGACATTGGAAAATACaataatctaatctcagtatgTCTCTTACTGGGAACTGTATTGTTCAGTGCCATggagaagtattcatacccctttgaAGTTTCcacgttttgtcacattaaatgtcaaaaaacctattttttgggggaatttatgtgatagaccaatacaaagtagtgcacaattgGGAATTGGAAGGatacatttcaaattttttagaAACATAAATTGCAAaagtgtgtaatgaattgtaCTAATCCAGTTAACGGGAAGATgaatacagctaaaaacagacCAATCCGGTAAAGAAAACATCGacttgttagaggctgtaaaagacttgacACCTGGGTGGAGGATAACATTTGAGCAGGACAGCCAGAGCTAAAATAGAATGCTTAGATCAAAGCTTATTCTTTTGTTAGAATTGCACAAATTTGTGGCAATACTTGAAAGTACGTCCGATTGAGTTTAGCAAGAATAATGTGCAAAACCTAGTCTCTTCATGCACAAAGCTGGCAAATGCCTGGACCAAAAACCCTGCAGCTATAAGGCAAGCTCTATAAAGCTTTGATGTGACAAATGTATACCACacctttcacatttatttttgtaataaaaaatgaaagccatgtatcattttacttttcattttacaattatttgttcatttgtgcTTATCCAAGACATTAAATccctcaaaaataaattttaaagttgtgatatgacaaaatgtggacaaATTCAGgggaataaatactttttcaagattCTGTAACTGTTTAATAAACTCCACACTTACTTTAGCTTGGGCTTTGAATCCTCTGTTTATTAGAAATTTGATAAAACAAAGTAAGATCCATAAAAGGAAAAACTCATAGTTTAAGCATAAAAAGTAGCAAAAACGATTTGTCTTCTGTGAAAGGCTTACCTGTACCTCCCCCATGTTCCTCTGCATTGTCTGTTGAAACATTGAATTAGCAGTAAGTCAGACTCGATGCAAATACAGTTTATCAAGTCATACCTAGGACATACACGTAACCCATGCATGTTGTCCCGTAACTTACGATACACGCTGGTTGTCAATAACAACAAAGTTGGAGACCCCTCAGGGAGATACTGTTGCAGATTGAGTCAGCTAATAGTCCTTCAGTGCTTATTATCACCTGTCAGTGCTGATTGACAGGAGACACATGAGCTATGCATGCTTTTGTCTGTTAAAGTTCTGCAAATGCATCTTTAGATTATTTTGAAAGATAATCTGAACTTTCTCAACCCAAGTATgtgatccaaaaaaaaaaagaaatggaattTGGCATAAAATAACTTTGACTTGCATTTTGTCTTTATCTACCTCACTgtcgaaaaaaaaaacattatagttTTGTCATGAAAATCACACAATAAAAAGAGTGTACACCATGTACTGTAAAACCTCAATAACACTGCAGACTTAACAGAAAATAAGCCTAAATGGAGAGACTACGTGAAAGAGCCTAAGCATAATGTAGGGATTAGTTACTTCAATGTAAACTgttaaactttaattttatcctgtaaattagttttcaatttgcaacattttttttccatttaattctctgtttaaatagtttgttttactttgttccTTCATGGGTAGATGGGGACATAGAGATTTTCATAATTTTATATTCTAAAACGTGTCCATTTCTTTAACCTTGACTTGTCTGTTTTCCTTCTTGATCGTCATGATACTGTTTGGTCAGTAACGCAATAATACACAGCACTTTTCaggtttctttttgtaaaaaaatttaaaccatttaccattttgcttccactttacaattttgtgctactttgtgttgtgttGAAACCCCCCGCCAAGTctatcaatacttttgcaaagcactgtaagtaggataacatttttgtgtttttgcctgCAGCTTTTCCAGTCCCTTTGAGAGTTAATGTTCAGTGCCATGTTTTTTCAGGTATCCTCATTAAGCCCCTGTTTGGGAAAAATTACCTCAGACATTAAGCCTCTCCAGTCACAGAAACTAAACCTCTTTTCATTGCAAAGAAGATAAGCCAACCTGCATTTAGGAGGACCTCTAAAGGCTAAAAATGAAAGTAGGTATTGTGCCTCAGCTCCAACTTCCCTAAGGTCCTCCATGGAGAACACTGAGTGACCTACATTGCTCAGTAACAGTGACTGTACTCCACACAAGAGGGGAGACAGGTGCTGCTTAGTTTCAAGAGCGGTCAGGCTGCACAGGCAGCGCCCCATACAGACAGATATAGAGCTATGATTATTTCTCCATTTCATGGTGACCTTATACTCCCTTAGAAATTAAAGAGCACATCTCCTGGGATGATAACTAGTTGCAGACAAAGCAGGCTCACTGAAAGGGCAGAAAAGTCAGGCAGCAAAGCTTAAGCAGCTGCTTCTGCAGTGGTGCAAAGTGGattaaaatactgaaaactGCACAGTAAAACCAATAGAATTGCAGATGGAGCTCAGTGACATTGGGTCTTAAAGTACAACGCCTAAGTGTGTAAATCACGAGACAAAGTGACAGAAACAGCAGTCACCTAATTCTGAGGCAGTTATAAGCCAACTTGCTATGTTTTACACGGATGGATTGCATTGTTAAACTAGGAAATTTTCATTTCGCCACAACACAcctttaacaaaaataacaattcCAAATCATTCaaagcattttaaatataaattcctACATTACAATCCAagctcttttcttttattgcttCAGGTGGAAGGAGCACCACATTTTACACATGCGGCTGCCAGAATATGCTGTCTGTAAAATTCACTTCAGTGTCAAATGTGAAGACTTATCTGGCTCGTACGTGGGCTCAGTGAACTGACAACCCTGACGTATGCTTAcctctggaaaaagaaaaaagacaagatTAAGATTTTGTCTAAATTGATACCTTTAGTGT comes from Girardinichthys multiradiatus isolate DD_20200921_A chromosome 20, DD_fGirMul_XY1, whole genome shotgun sequence and encodes:
- the tnnt2b gene encoding troponin T, cardiac muscle isoforms isoform X3, which produces MSDTEEATYEDNAEEHGGGTEDSKPKLKVAFVPGLAPPKIPEGEKVDFDDIHRKRMEKDLTELHTLIEAHFEKRKKEEEELIMLTDRIEKRRSERAEQMKIRSGRERERQSKIAEEKARKEEEEAKKKADDDARKKMILSNLSFTGYKQTQPGTKRQTEREKKRKILIDRRKELNIDQLKEDKLREKAKELWDWMRQLEAEKYELQFQYTKQKYEITVLRNRVSDHQKISKGSRSKRGLRK
- the tnnt2b gene encoding troponin T, cardiac muscle isoforms isoform X1 translates to MSEYSVCFNREKNQANKSIVHTKDNAEEHGGGTEDSKPKLKVAFVPGLAPPKIPEGEKVDFDDIHRKRMEKDLTELHTLIEAHFEKRKKEEEELIMLTDRIEKRRSERAEQMKIRSGRERERQSKIAEEKARKEEEEAKKKADDDARKKMILSNLSFTGYKQTQPGTKRQTEREKKRKILIDRRKELNIDQLKEDKLREKAKELWDWMRQLEAEKYELQFQYTKQKYEITVLRNRVSDHQKISKGSRSKRGLRK
- the tnnt2b gene encoding troponin T, cardiac muscle isoforms isoform X2, whose amino-acid sequence is MSEYSVCFNREKNQANKSIVHTKDNAEEHGGGTEDSKPKLKVAFVPGLAPPKIPEGEKVDFDDIHRKRMEKDLTELHTLIEAHFEKRKKEEEELIMLTDRIEKRRSERAEQMKIRSGRERERQSKIAEEKARKEEEEAKKKADDDARKKMILSNLSFTGYKQTQPGTKRQTEREKKRKILIDRRKELNIDQLKEDKLREKAKELWDWMRQLEAEKYELQFQYTKQKYEITVLRNRVSDHQKIVPHKSSGSL